The genomic segment TGTGTTTCATTGATATACGTGGCGATTTGTTGTTGTTCTTCAGTCAGTTCGGTCAACGTAGCATTCAGTTCTTCCACAGCCGCGGTACTTTGCTCGACAATCGCCGCAAAATCCATCGTCCGTTCTTGAATTAATGCACTGTCTTCCGTAATTTTGCCGAAGTCTTGGATGAAAATCGATAATACCTTCTGCAATTTCGTCATCGTTTCAAACAAATCTATAAAGGTCGCACTAGACTCGTCTGCTACTGCAGTCTGCATCGTCACTTGCTCCAGTCCATCTCCAAGTTTTTTAACGGCTATTTCGTTGTAATTGTTCACTTCTATCAAGTTTGCATCAATTTTAGTTAAGGTCTCTCTTGTAAGTCCGGCCAATTTCCGAATTTCTTCCGCAACTACCGCAAACCCTTTTCCTTGTTCTCCTGCACGCGCAGCTTCAATCGAGGCGTTCAGCGCAAGTAAATTTGTCTGTTCCGTGATGGCTTTAATCGCACTTGCGAAAACGTTCGTTTCGTCAATTTTACTTGATAATATACCAAACGTTTCATTTAGATCAGTAAAAAAAGTAGTGAAAGAATCAATGCTTTCTTTTAACTGTGCAATTTTCATAGTGCCATCTTCGGCTTTTCGGCCTGCTTCATTCGCCTGAATCACGACCTCACCTAAGCCTTCAGCAATAACTTGAACCGATTCGTAAGTGTGTTCTGCATTTTCAGCGATGTCCGAAATATGATCTGCCTGATGTTGACTTCCGATACTTACTTCATTAACAGCCGCAAGCATTTCACGCTGAGATGTGGCAGATGTCTCCGAATTTGAACGAAGATACGCAAGGTTCGATGTAATCTTTCCAACCGCCTCGTCAAGCTTTGCAGCAAGTGCCCCTTCTTCGCGCACCTTAAGTTCTGTTAGTTCGACAAGCTCCTCCACATGCATGAACATCCGCCCATTTTGACGGACAAGCAAGAATAAGACAAGCCCTGCTAGGAAATGAAGTAGTAATAGATTTGTCCCGCTTCCTCCGACGAGTTCAGGAGCAATAAAAAATTGATTATTTATTATCATGGCAATGAAACTCAGTACAAAACCAAACGCCATAATGGCCATCTTGCCATGAATTGAACCTATCACCAAAATAAGGATGATGATCCCTATTGTCCCTAGATTCGCTTCTGAAAAAAAGATGACCCCCATCGCTATTGCAAAATTCATGACGAGTAATAGATATGGCAGAAGAAGTGACAATACCTCAACTTTTTTACTAAGAAAATAGAATAGAATCGCGAGTGCAAAAGGTATGGCAACAGACAATTGAATAGCAATCGGCGAGCGTTGTATGAGTTGGGCTAGTAAACCCAGCCCTGCAGCAAGTGCAAATCCAATCATCATAATCGAGTTTTTCCGAAGCCAATCTGCCCGCTTTAATTGAGTAATATTCATCATCTATTTCCCCTTTGACATCAATTTTCCCTACACTAAATTTCCCATTAATCGTTCTATGTAAAATGTACCATTAATGAACCATCATTCATACGGGCATAATTAACTAATTATTCAATAAAAAAACCAGTCAGAGAATTAATCTCCAACCGGGTAGTAGTTATTGCTTCGTATCGTAAAATGTACCATCTCGCGCTACATTGCTGTAAGGATTGACGTAGTTTTTCATATTGTCTTTCTTCGCTTGTGATTCCACGATGTCTGTACGAATCAGTTGTGTAAATTGAGCAAGTTTCTTTTGGACATCCGCTTCTGTTTCGACAAGACTTCTGCCAAACACTTCTTCTTCGGGCGTGAACGGGGCGGCAATATGCGGTTGCAACTTATCACGATCATCGAGAAGTGCTTCGATGCCCGCAATCGTCTCATCCCGCTTATCTACCGCTGTTTCTTGCGACAACCTCACTAATTTTCCCGTCACATCACGCCACGCTATCAGCGCAGGCCGAATCATATTTCATCTACGTTCGCGTACTGTTTCTGCCGGTTAATCTGAATAACCTGCTTCCAGGTATCGCGGAACTCCGTAATAATTGCTGACGCTTCATCGAACAGGGCACTGTCGTTTTTAATATTGCCGTCAATCAGTCTGCTGTTTGCAAACTCATAGAGGACAAGCATATTTTGTGAAACTGGGTACGACTTATCGAGCGTCAACATGAGCTCAGAAATGATTGCTTGTGCTTTTTGGACAGCCTTGTTCTTTTCTTCAATATTATTGTCATTCATCGCTCTTTTTGCTTGTAGAATGAATTTCAAACAGCCATTGTAGAGCATAAGTGTCAGCTCGCCTGGCGTTGATGTATTTACAGAGTTGTTTTGATAGGTTGCATAAGGGTTGTTGATAGCCATATTTTATCTGTCTCCTTTAGTTCACTACTGCTGTTGTTAATTGTTACTAAATGCATTCATAAGACTAGCCGACTGTGAGTTTGCACGATTGATTGCCGTCTCCATTGCGGAGAACTGTTTCCAGTAGCGGG from the Sporosarcina psychrophila genome contains:
- the fliS gene encoding flagellar export chaperone FliS, translating into MAINNPYATYQNNSVNTSTPGELTLMLYNGCLKFILQAKRAMNDNNIEEKNKAVQKAQAIISELMLTLDKSYPVSQNMLVLYEFANSRLIDGNIKNDSALFDEASAIITEFRDTWKQVIQINRQKQYANVDEI
- a CDS encoding methyl-accepting chemotaxis protein, with the protein product MMNITQLKRADWLRKNSIMMIGFALAAGLGLLAQLIQRSPIAIQLSVAIPFALAILFYFLSKKVEVLSLLLPYLLLVMNFAIAMGVIFFSEANLGTIGIIILILVIGSIHGKMAIMAFGFVLSFIAMIINNQFFIAPELVGGSGTNLLLLHFLAGLVLFLLVRQNGRMFMHVEELVELTELKVREEGALAAKLDEAVGKITSNLAYLRSNSETSATSQREMLAAVNEVSIGSQHQADHISDIAENAEHTYESVQVIAEGLGEVVIQANEAGRKAEDGTMKIAQLKESIDSFTTFFTDLNETFGILSSKIDETNVFASAIKAITEQTNLLALNASIEAARAGEQGKGFAVVAEEIRKLAGLTRETLTKIDANLIEVNNYNEIAVKKLGDGLEQVTMQTAVADESSATFIDLFETMTKLQKVLSIFIQDFGKITEDSALIQERTMDFAAIVEQSTAAVEELNATLTELTEEQQQIATYINETHEEAVRIRN